The following proteins are co-located in the Pedobacter sp. FW305-3-2-15-E-R2A2 genome:
- the murA gene encoding UDP-N-acetylglucosamine 1-carboxyvinyltransferase translates to MNAFEIIGGKKLKGEIQPQGAKNEALQIISAVLLTDQKVTISNIPDIKDVNKLIELLGDLGVTVERLSKDTYTFEAKNINLEFFQSDVFKAKGGSLRGSIMIVGPLLARFGKAAIPKPGGDKIGRRRLDTHFLGFEKLGAKFVYDAKKEFFNVDATNLQGAYILMDEASVTGTANIVMTAVMAKGITTIYNAACEPYLQQLCKMLNRMGAKISGVGSNLLTIEGVTKLGGTEHRMLPDMIEIGSFIGLAAMTESEITIKNVCYSELGIIPEVFRKLGIKFELRGDDIFIPSQKHYVIESFIDGSMLTIADSPWPGFTPDLLSIVLVVATQAKGSVLIHQKMFESRLFFVDKLIDMGAQIILCDPHRATVNGINKQYKLRGISMTSPDIRAGVSLLIAALSAEGTSTIFNIEQIERGYQDIDTRLRALGAQIKRVDASSPSH, encoded by the coding sequence ATGAACGCATTCGAAATAATTGGTGGAAAAAAGTTAAAGGGTGAAATCCAGCCTCAGGGCGCAAAGAATGAAGCCCTGCAAATTATCTCAGCCGTTTTATTAACCGACCAGAAAGTCACCATCAGCAATATCCCTGATATTAAAGATGTCAATAAACTCATCGAACTTTTAGGAGATTTAGGAGTAACAGTAGAACGCTTATCTAAAGACACCTATACTTTTGAAGCAAAAAATATCAACCTGGAATTCTTCCAATCGGATGTATTTAAAGCCAAAGGAGGCAGCTTAAGAGGATCTATCATGATCGTTGGACCGCTTTTAGCCCGTTTTGGAAAGGCAGCTATCCCTAAACCGGGAGGTGATAAAATCGGCCGCAGAAGACTGGACACCCATTTCCTGGGATTTGAAAAATTAGGCGCTAAATTCGTCTATGATGCTAAAAAAGAGTTCTTTAACGTAGATGCTACAAATTTACAGGGTGCTTATATATTAATGGACGAGGCTTCCGTAACCGGTACTGCCAACATCGTGATGACTGCCGTAATGGCCAAAGGAATTACGACCATTTATAATGCTGCCTGTGAGCCTTACCTACAGCAGTTGTGCAAAATGCTGAACCGCATGGGTGCTAAGATCAGCGGAGTAGGCTCGAACCTGCTGACCATTGAAGGCGTTACAAAATTAGGCGGAACAGAACACCGCATGTTGCCTGATATGATTGAAATCGGATCCTTTATTGGCCTTGCGGCCATGACAGAATCAGAAATTACCATTAAAAACGTATGCTATTCTGAGCTCGGGATCATTCCTGAAGTATTCAGAAAGCTGGGTATAAAATTTGAATTAAGAGGTGATGATATCTTCATTCCTTCTCAGAAACATTATGTAATTGAGTCATTTATCGATGGTTCAATGCTTACTATTGCAGATTCACCATGGCCAGGTTTCACTCCAGACTTATTGAGTATTGTACTGGTAGTTGCGACACAGGCTAAAGGTTCTGTATTGATTCACCAAAAAATGTTTGAAAGCCGTCTGTTCTTTGTCGACAAGCTGATCGATATGGGCGCGCAGATCATACTTTGTGATCCACACAGAGCGACTGTAAACGGAATCAACAAACAATATAAATTAAGAGGAATCAGCATGACTTCCCCGGATATCCGTGCAGGTGTTTCCCTTCTGATCGCAGCATTATCTGCAGAAGGAACCTCAACAATCTTCAATATTGAGCAGATTGAACGTGGTTACCAGGATATCGATACACGTTTGCGTGCTTTAGGTGCCCAAATTAAACGTGTCGACGCTTCAAGCCCAAGTCATTAA
- the dprA gene encoding DNA-processing protein DprA: MSLIHKIALTMIKNVGHITAKNLLAHFLSPEAIFGANAKELMEVPGIGLQTATLILGKEAMAKAKIQLEFIKKYQVQVLFLTDDNYPVRLKNCADAPVLLYYRGNADLNHSRIISVVGTRQATAYGKLLCKQLAETLAGYEVLIVSGLAYGIDVTAHQESLQNGIPTVGVLAHGLDRMYPQAHSHIAKKMVLNGGLLTEFPSLTNPDKENFPKRNRIIAGISDVTIVVEAASKGGALITADIANSYHRDVFAFPGRVNDLSSEGCNFLIKTNRAGLISHARDLAYYLGWELRRTEKMTVRTNFPVELSPEEQQILQALTISAIAIDELELRLEIPKSKLALHLLNLEMQGILTSLPGKLYQLNQDISSLPIK, translated from the coding sequence ATGAGCTTAATACATAAAATCGCCCTTACCATGATCAAAAATGTAGGGCACATTACTGCTAAAAATCTATTGGCACATTTCCTTAGCCCTGAAGCGATCTTTGGTGCAAATGCGAAAGAATTGATGGAGGTACCAGGGATTGGGTTACAAACCGCAACATTAATTCTTGGGAAAGAGGCCATGGCCAAGGCTAAAATACAATTGGAATTTATTAAGAAATATCAGGTTCAGGTGTTATTTCTGACAGATGATAATTATCCTGTCCGACTAAAAAATTGTGCGGATGCGCCTGTCTTATTGTACTACAGAGGGAATGCGGATTTAAATCATTCCCGGATCATTAGTGTGGTCGGTACCCGTCAGGCCACAGCCTATGGTAAGCTGCTCTGTAAGCAACTTGCGGAGACACTTGCAGGTTATGAGGTGCTGATCGTAAGCGGGCTTGCTTATGGGATCGATGTAACTGCTCATCAGGAGAGTCTCCAAAATGGGATTCCAACAGTAGGGGTTTTAGCTCACGGATTAGATCGTATGTATCCCCAGGCCCATAGTCATATTGCGAAGAAGATGGTTCTTAATGGCGGTTTGCTTACCGAATTCCCATCGCTTACCAATCCGGATAAGGAGAATTTTCCAAAAAGAAACCGGATCATCGCAGGGATCTCAGATGTGACCATTGTAGTAGAAGCGGCATCAAAAGGTGGGGCGCTCATTACGGCAGATATAGCGAATTCTTATCACCGGGACGTTTTTGCTTTTCCGGGAAGGGTGAACGACCTGAGTTCTGAAGGTTGTAACTTCCTGATTAAGACCAATAGGGCTGGGCTGATCAGTCACGCCAGGGATCTTGCTTATTACCTTGGCTGGGAGCTTCGTAGAACTGAGAAGATGACGGTAAGAACAAATTTTCCTGTTGAATTGAGTCCGGAGGAGCAACAGATTCTTCAGGCCCTGACGATTTCAGCAATTGCTATAGACGAGTTGGAGCTGCGTCTGGAAATTCCAAAAAGTAAGCTTGCTTTGCATTTATTGAACCTGGAAATGCAGGGGATCTTGACTTCTCTGCCTGGGAAGTTGTACCAGCTGAATCAGGATATTTCCTCTTTACCTATAAAATAG
- a CDS encoding DUF4290 domain-containing protein has translation MNFDYNTTRNELILAEYGRNVQNMVKYIIELPDLEERNKYAQAVIDLMGFLNPHLRDVADFKHKLWDHLHIISGYKIDVDSPYPKPSPEDALVKPQHIGYPQQKITYKHYGKTVETMIEKAKAVEEPERRAAMVQGIANFMKMAYVTWNKDSVADETILKNLRELSGGQLQLDDNINLNKVEFKPVVARPANNNNNRGRNNNNGKGRQNNNNNSNNRTQRNNNPKQRH, from the coding sequence ATGAATTTCGATTATAATACCACAAGAAACGAGTTAATCCTCGCCGAATACGGCCGTAATGTACAGAACATGGTGAAGTACATTATTGAATTACCCGACCTTGAAGAACGTAATAAATATGCTCAGGCAGTCATAGACCTTATGGGATTTTTAAATCCTCATTTGCGTGATGTAGCTGATTTTAAGCATAAGTTATGGGATCATTTACACATCATCTCCGGTTATAAGATCGATGTAGACAGCCCATATCCAAAGCCCAGTCCCGAGGATGCTTTGGTAAAACCACAACACATCGGTTACCCTCAGCAAAAGATCACCTACAAACACTATGGTAAAACCGTAGAAACAATGATCGAGAAAGCCAAAGCAGTGGAAGAACCGGAACGCAGAGCTGCAATGGTGCAGGGAATCGCCAATTTCATGAAAATGGCTTACGTGACCTGGAACAAAGACAGTGTAGCTGATGAGACCATTCTAAAGAACTTGCGCGAACTATCTGGCGGACAACTGCAATTAGACGATAACATCAATCTAAATAAAGTTGAATTCAAACCTGTAGTGGCCAGACCAGCCAACAACAACAATAACCGCGGAAGGAATAACAACAACGGTAAAGGCAGACAAAACAACAATAACAACAGCAATAACCGCACTCAACGCAACAACAATCCAAAACAAAGACACTAG
- a CDS encoding UvrD-helicase domain-containing protein: MDYLAGLNPQQRAAVENTQGPVMIVAGAGSGKTRVITYRVAHLIEKGVDAFNILVLTFTNKASKDMRERISKVIGAEAKNIWMGTFHSVFSKILRVEAEKIGYPSNFTIYDTDDSKSLIRAILRELQLDDKLYNANFVYNRISSAKNNLVSHTEYMENAEIQAEDISNKRPLIGVIYETYTKRCFKAGAMDFDDLLFKTNVLLKNHPDVLNKYQQKFKYLMVDEYQDTNFSQYTIVKKLAAAYQNICVVGDDAQSIYAFRGANIQNILNFERDYPDLKVYKLEQNYRSTQNIVEVANSIIANNKNQLEKNVFSDNESGDRIKVQRAFTDNEEGKIVAEAIVQERSSKGYNYNDFAILYRTNAQSRAMEEALRKLNVPYKIYGGLSFYQRKEIKDLIAYFRLTFNPADEEAIKRVINYPKRGLGDTTVEKILVAADQHDITMWKVICDPQQYIAGRIANQLNDFAVMIQSFAAEAKKLDAYETALYIAQHSGILKELHSDTTDEGRGRHENIQELLNGIKEFGEREDIEDRSLAVFMQDIALLTNDDKGDDKNKDTVSLMTIHSSKGLEFKNVFVVGLEENLFPSQMSLNSRTDLEEERRLFYVAVTRAEKKLTLTYATSRYRWGTLTNCEPSRFIDEINARYLEIEVAKPAKSTLNDDSFSSERKSWTQQRDTFSKPKPASSANTSGTSTAPRPKTTSMLPKAHVPTPGFAPDAANLFQNGMEVEHEKFGFGKIVSLEGTLPDVKATVFFQGLGNKQLLLKFAKLRIVK, from the coding sequence TTGGATTATTTAGCAGGATTAAACCCCCAACAACGCGCAGCAGTAGAAAATACCCAGGGACCCGTAATGATTGTCGCAGGTGCCGGCTCCGGAAAAACACGTGTAATTACTTACCGGGTAGCTCACCTGATTGAAAAAGGGGTCGATGCCTTTAACATCCTGGTACTTACCTTTACCAATAAAGCTTCAAAAGATATGCGCGAGCGTATCTCGAAAGTGATTGGTGCGGAAGCCAAAAATATATGGATGGGTACCTTTCACTCGGTATTTTCCAAGATATTAAGAGTGGAAGCAGAAAAAATCGGATACCCTTCCAACTTCACCATTTATGACACGGACGATAGTAAAAGTCTGATCAGAGCGATATTAAGGGAATTACAGCTGGACGACAAGTTGTACAATGCGAATTTTGTCTACAACAGAATCTCTTCCGCAAAAAACAACCTGGTTTCCCATACAGAATACATGGAAAATGCGGAAATTCAGGCGGAGGACATCAGCAATAAGCGCCCATTAATCGGTGTGATTTATGAAACCTATACTAAACGCTGTTTTAAAGCCGGAGCGATGGATTTTGACGATTTGTTGTTCAAAACAAATGTCTTGTTAAAGAACCATCCCGATGTATTGAACAAATACCAGCAGAAATTCAAGTACCTGATGGTAGATGAGTATCAGGATACGAACTTTTCTCAGTATACGATTGTAAAGAAACTGGCAGCAGCCTACCAAAACATCTGTGTAGTAGGTGATGACGCACAAAGTATCTATGCCTTCAGGGGAGCAAACATTCAGAATATTCTAAATTTTGAACGCGATTACCCCGATTTAAAAGTCTATAAATTAGAGCAGAATTACCGCTCTACCCAAAATATTGTAGAAGTTGCCAATAGCATTATTGCCAACAACAAGAATCAATTGGAAAAGAATGTTTTTTCCGACAATGAGTCTGGCGACCGCATTAAGGTACAACGTGCTTTTACGGATAATGAAGAAGGTAAAATTGTAGCCGAAGCCATCGTTCAGGAACGCAGTTCCAAAGGATATAACTACAATGATTTTGCGATCTTATACCGTACCAATGCGCAATCAAGAGCAATGGAGGAGGCTTTAAGAAAGCTAAATGTACCTTATAAAATCTATGGCGGACTCTCCTTCTACCAACGCAAGGAAATCAAGGATTTAATCGCCTATTTTCGTTTAACCTTCAATCCTGCGGATGAAGAAGCGATAAAAAGGGTGATCAATTATCCTAAAAGAGGACTTGGAGATACCACAGTAGAAAAAATTCTGGTAGCAGCAGATCAACACGACATCACGATGTGGAAGGTGATCTGTGATCCTCAGCAATATATCGCCGGAAGGATTGCCAATCAGCTGAATGACTTTGCAGTAATGATTCAGAGTTTTGCTGCCGAAGCAAAGAAACTGGATGCCTACGAGACTGCTTTATATATTGCTCAGCATTCCGGAATATTGAAAGAGCTACATTCTGATACCACGGACGAAGGTCGTGGCAGACATGAAAATATCCAGGAATTATTAAACGGTATCAAGGAATTCGGTGAACGTGAAGACATTGAAGACCGTAGTCTGGCTGTATTTATGCAGGATATTGCTTTATTGACGAATGATGACAAGGGAGATGATAAAAATAAAGATACGGTCTCTTTAATGACAATTCACTCTTCTAAAGGTCTGGAATTTAAAAATGTATTTGTTGTAGGTTTAGAGGAAAACCTCTTCCCTTCTCAAATGTCTTTAAACTCCAGAACGGACCTGGAAGAGGAACGCAGGCTATTTTATGTGGCGGTAACACGTGCAGAAAAGAAACTGACCCTGACTTATGCAACGTCCAGATACAGATGGGGAACGCTAACCAACTGTGAGCCGAGTCGTTTTATCGATGAAATCAATGCGCGTTACCTGGAAATTGAAGTGGCAAAGCCAGCTAAAAGCACTTTAAATGACGACAGCTTCTCTTCAGAAAGAAAAAGCTGGACACAACAAAGGGATACTTTCAGCAAGCCAAAACCAGCATCATCAGCGAATACAAGTGGTACATCTACTGCGCCAAGACCGAAAACAACGTCAATGTTGCCAAAAGCACACGTTCCTACTCCTGGTTTTGCCCCCGATGCGGCAAACCTCTTCCAAAATGGAATGGAAGTAGAACATGAAAAGTTTGGCTTTGGTAAGATTGTGAGTCTGGAGGGTACACTTCCTGATGTAAAAGCGACGGTATTTTTTCAAGGTCTGGGTAATAAGCAGTTATTATTAAAATTTGCTAAATTGCGAATTGTTAAATAA
- a CDS encoding pyridoxal-phosphate dependent enzyme has protein sequence MWYNNILETIGNTPLVKLNNITKEIPATVLAKIETTNPGNSIKDRMAVKMIEDAEKSGKLKPGGTIIEGTSGNTGMGLAMAAIIKGYKCIFTTTDKQSKEKVDALRAFGAEVIVCPTNVEPEDPRSYYSVSSRLEREVPNSWKPNQYDNLSNSQAHYEQTGPEIWEQTEGKITHLVVGVGTGGTISGTGKYLKEKNPNIQVWGIDTYGSVFKKYKETGILDKNEIYPYITEGIGEDFLPKNVNFDIIDLFEKVTDKDAALMTRDIARKEGIFVGNSAGSAIAGLLQLKDKLKPEDVVVVIFHDHGSRYMGKMYNEDWLRERGFLKDEKLTARAILAKREATDIVTIDCEKTILEAINNMNTLNISQIPVTQKGMVVGKVAESDILKALLENPSLKSAPVQEIMSSTFPFVDMNTSIDKISALINKENSAVLVEDEQGKIEIITQYDIINAISG, from the coding sequence ATGTGGTACAATAATATTTTGGAAACCATTGGCAATACGCCACTGGTAAAATTGAATAACATTACGAAAGAAATCCCGGCTACAGTGCTGGCTAAAATTGAGACCACCAATCCTGGTAACTCGATTAAAGATCGTATGGCAGTCAAAATGATTGAAGATGCAGAGAAAAGCGGCAAGCTTAAACCTGGTGGAACAATCATTGAAGGAACATCCGGAAATACCGGGATGGGTCTTGCTATGGCTGCGATCATTAAGGGATACAAATGTATTTTCACTACTACGGATAAACAATCTAAAGAAAAGGTAGATGCTTTACGTGCTTTTGGTGCGGAAGTTATCGTATGTCCTACTAACGTAGAGCCTGAAGATCCAAGGTCATATTATTCGGTTTCTTCGCGTTTGGAACGCGAAGTTCCAAACTCATGGAAGCCAAATCAATATGATAACCTTTCTAACTCACAGGCCCATTATGAGCAGACAGGTCCTGAAATCTGGGAACAAACGGAAGGAAAGATCACGCATTTGGTGGTTGGTGTTGGAACTGGCGGGACCATCTCAGGTACTGGAAAATATTTAAAAGAGAAAAATCCGAACATTCAGGTTTGGGGAATTGATACTTATGGTTCTGTATTTAAAAAATATAAGGAGACCGGAATTCTGGATAAGAATGAAATCTATCCATATATTACAGAAGGTATTGGAGAAGATTTTCTGCCGAAGAATGTGAATTTTGACATCATTGACCTGTTCGAAAAAGTAACAGATAAAGATGCGGCACTGATGACCCGGGATATCGCACGTAAAGAAGGGATCTTTGTTGGAAACTCCGCAGGGTCAGCCATCGCAGGACTTCTTCAGTTAAAGGATAAATTAAAGCCTGAGGATGTAGTGGTGGTGATCTTTCATGACCATGGTAGCCGCTACATGGGCAAAATGTATAACGAAGACTGGTTGAGAGAACGCGGCTTCCTGAAAGACGAAAAGCTGACAGCAAGGGCTATTCTTGCAAAGAGAGAAGCAACTGACATTGTTACGATCGACTGTGAGAAGACAATTCTTGAGGCGATCAATAACATGAATACCTTAAATATATCTCAGATTCCGGTAACTCAGAAGGGGATGGTGGTAGGAAAAGTTGCAGAAAGTGACATTCTTAAAGCACTTCTGGAGAATCCGTCTTTAAAATCTGCTCCAGTTCAGGAGATCATGTCCAGCACTTTTCCTTTTGTAGATATGAACACTTCAATTGATAAGATCTCTGCACTGATTAACAAAGAAAATAGTGCGGTATTGGTGGAAGATGAGCAAGGCAAAATTGAAATTATTACGCAATATGACATCATCAATGCAATCTCCGGATAG